Proteins found in one Candidatus Omnitrophota bacterium genomic segment:
- a CDS encoding DUF262 domain-containing protein — translation MAKLNEDIEQLKEDLEAVTAVDDETSNENVPIKYAISSYGADYPVDGLVKRLQAKDVIIPEFQREYVWTLRQASRFIESLLLGLPVPGVFLSKEQETGKLLVIDGQQRLKTLQFFFEGVFRGKEFRLTEVQDEYKGRLYKELEDIDKRQLQNSVIHATVLKQDTPKDDQSSVYHVFERLNTGGSILYPQEIRACIYHGPFNNVLSEINNNTHWRNIFGKINKRLKDEELLLRFFALYYDKATYTTPFKSFLNTFMESNRKMERYSKANLEKLFSPAMEVVYKCIGEKAFRLDKAINAAVFESVMVGLATRLEKGAINNATQVKSEYEKLIKIPDYLAACKTGTSDKGKVEKRLSLAIDAFSRIS, via the coding sequence ATGGCAAAGCTCAATGAGGATATAGAGCAATTAAAGGAAGACCTCGAAGCAGTTACTGCCGTGGATGATGAAACTTCAAACGAAAATGTTCCCATAAAATATGCAATTAGTTCTTATGGGGCAGATTATCCAGTTGATGGATTGGTTAAAAGATTGCAGGCCAAAGATGTTATAATTCCCGAATTTCAAAGAGAATATGTATGGACACTTAGACAAGCATCTAGGTTTATAGAATCCCTTCTTTTGGGTCTTCCCGTTCCCGGCGTTTTTCTTTCAAAAGAACAAGAAACGGGCAAACTCTTAGTCATCGATGGTCAGCAGAGATTAAAAACATTGCAGTTCTTTTTTGAAGGCGTTTTTCGTGGAAAAGAATTTCGACTTACTGAAGTACAAGATGAATACAAAGGACGATTGTATAAAGAACTCGAAGACATAGATAAGCGACAATTACAAAACTCTGTTATTCATGCCACGGTATTAAAACAAGACACCCCAAAGGATGACCAGAGCAGTGTATATCACGTTTTCGAACGATTAAATACGGGCGGGTCTATTCTTTACCCACAGGAAATAAGAGCTTGTATATATCATGGGCCCTTTAACAACGTTTTATCCGAAATCAATAACAATACGCACTGGCGAAACATTTTTGGAAAGATAAATAAACGACTAAAAGACGAAGAATTGCTATTGAGATTCTTCGCTTTATATTATGACAAGGCTACGTATACAACGCCTTTCAAATCTTTTCTTAACACTTTTATGGAAAGTAACAGAAAAATGGAAAGGTATTCTAAGGCTAATCTTGAAAAACTATTTTCTCCGGCAATGGAAGTGGTATATAAATGTATTGGCGAGAAAGCATTTAGATTAGATAAAGCTATTAATGCCGCTGTTTTTGAATCAGTAATGGTTGGTCTAGCGACTAGACTAGAGAAAGGAGCTATTAATAACGCAACGCAAGTTAAATCAGAATACGAAAAATTAATAAAAATTCCAGATTATTTGGCAGCATGCAAAACAGGAACTTCTGATAAGGGAAAAGTCGAAAAAAGGCTATCTTTAGCCATTGACGCGTTTAGTCGGATTTCATAA
- a CDS encoding HEPN domain-containing protein gives MLSHVTSEIDKIDALFKFENDIINDEVRAYWAEYLCVRVAGLIEAVLRIILFYYAKNKSHENVARYVSKKVEGVTNLNSEKIENLLGDFSEVWQERYVQNITDSQKAAIGNIYINRNRVGHGRNSELSYYRVKEYYKEIKGALLAILKIVEA, from the coding sequence ATGCTTAGTCATGTTACTTCGGAAATAGACAAGATAGACGCTCTTTTTAAGTTTGAAAACGACATCATTAATGATGAAGTAAGAGCTTATTGGGCCGAATATCTTTGTGTGCGAGTTGCTGGATTAATAGAGGCCGTTCTAAGAATAATACTATTTTATTATGCTAAGAATAAATCGCATGAGAACGTTGCGCGTTACGTATCCAAGAAGGTAGAGGGTGTTACAAATCTTAATTCAGAGAAAATTGAAAACTTGTTAGGAGATTTTAGCGAGGTTTGGCAAGAGCGCTACGTTCAAAATATTACGGATTCTCAAAAAGCAGCAATCGGCAATATTTACATAAATAGAAATAGAGTTGGTCACGGACGCAATTCCGAATTATCTTATTATAGAGTAAAAGAATATTATAAGGAAATAAAAGGTGCGTTATTAGCTATTTTGAAAATCGTTGAAGCATAA
- a CDS encoding autotransporter domain-containing protein, producing the protein MKNLLSMIIIISVISLINRPTMADSWNFAVFGDDRSDNTTGSAVNTTAVTAIATDITNNRNASFAIVLGDLVHGKENDTPIATQFNTFKTAATSGGFKVAGEAGAGVPYYPVRGNHDNDVVDPLGVAWKAAFPTLPQNGPTTNTSGGGNSEVGMTYSFTNGNSLFLSLDEYVNTDTYPNQVNQTWVNTQLSSSTAAHVFAYGHLPAYYTVAGESLSIYAAARDAFLTSLYDKNGQIYFAGHQHFSAIASANIDGNASKVFYPIIDGAGGAPGTLWDGTYTDPNVTGLYYNSTSSTPYYYTYSIVTVDDDLVWLRLYGTTSVTTPTWLNLYALVISGTLTTDTNTLISDVANYSTIDFKQASNGTYSKVIIGTGNIVKSGAAELTLSGANTYTGATTVNAGTLKAGVATHAFGVGSAVTVATGGTLDLNGYSQTIGSLAGGGTVINGDTIDTILTTGDTASTTFFGIIQDGTHKLGFTKAGTGTLTLTGANAYTGTTTISAGTLQIGNASALGTGAVTNNATLDVGTTNLAVTGAYKQNAGSTLKLTANSSSSFGKITSGVAATVDAGSTLNVTVGGFIPNNTTLTIIDTGGKGIGSVPTTIISSNSFMTFSIENSGNNLVLTVNRSGSNSFSGVAANSNAATVGAALDNITSPSADMQSVLTALGNLSPSQVASSLNSMTPTVDGAVTQSALSMLSQITGSTVTHLENVSTGGVTGISTGDDYLHGLDIWAQGLGDYAHQDPRGFSNGYNATSWGVSGGADIPLNIGDDLLRMGIGSGYGQTFVRSKDSSGRNDIDSIPGTLYCAYENNKYPLYLDITFTFIYNLYQASRAVTVGTLTERTANADYNGQQYSGYFEGGYSFFYKNLRMTPLVSFQYMHLHTGSYTETGADALNLSVNSQDYDMAMTGFGAKAAYPLEFKYGTIMPDLHAKWLYDWAGDNQAATASFAGGGTAFGTNGFRAARSGYDMGTKISFKTKYNISLDLDYDFLLKADYYEHYGSVTVRYGF; encoded by the coding sequence ATGAAGAATTTGCTTTCCATGATCATAATTATTTCAGTAATCTCTCTTATCAATCGACCAACCATGGCGGACTCGTGGAACTTTGCCGTATTTGGCGATGACCGTAGTGACAATACGACTGGCTCCGCAGTAAATACAACCGCTGTTACTGCTATCGCAACTGATATTACAAACAACAGGAATGCATCCTTTGCTATAGTCCTCGGCGATCTTGTACATGGAAAAGAAAATGATACTCCCATTGCCACCCAGTTCAATACCTTCAAAACTGCTGCGACAAGCGGCGGATTTAAGGTAGCAGGCGAAGCCGGCGCTGGGGTTCCATATTATCCCGTCCGTGGTAATCACGACAACGATGTTGTCGATCCTTTAGGCGTAGCATGGAAGGCGGCATTCCCCACATTGCCTCAAAATGGACCTACCACAAATACATCCGGAGGCGGCAATAGCGAAGTGGGGATGACGTATAGTTTCACTAATGGCAATTCCCTGTTTTTAAGTTTAGATGAATATGTGAACACAGACACTTATCCAAATCAAGTCAATCAGACTTGGGTGAATACTCAATTAAGCAGCTCTACTGCCGCTCACGTGTTTGCTTATGGGCATTTGCCTGCATATTATACGGTTGCCGGGGAATCCCTGTCTATTTATGCGGCTGCAAGAGATGCTTTTCTGACCAGTCTTTATGATAAAAACGGCCAAATCTATTTCGCAGGGCACCAACATTTTAGTGCTATCGCAAGTGCGAATATAGACGGGAACGCATCAAAGGTGTTCTATCCGATCATTGATGGCGCAGGTGGCGCTCCAGGAACTCTATGGGACGGCACATACACAGATCCTAATGTAACAGGTCTCTACTACAATAGCACTAGCAGCACTCCTTACTATTACACATATTCAATAGTTACCGTTGATGACGACCTTGTATGGTTAAGGTTGTATGGGACGACAAGCGTGACGACGCCGACTTGGCTGAACCTATATGCGCTTGTTATCAGTGGAACTCTTACAACTGATACTAATACTCTGATAAGCGACGTTGCGAATTATTCAACGATTGATTTTAAGCAAGCTTCTAACGGTACCTATTCGAAAGTAATCATCGGCACAGGCAACATAGTAAAAAGTGGCGCTGCTGAACTGACCCTGAGCGGCGCCAATACCTACACAGGAGCCACGACAGTCAACGCCGGAACGCTCAAAGCCGGAGTGGCAACTCACGCCTTTGGTGTGGGCTCAGCCGTGACGGTTGCGACCGGAGGGACACTGGATTTGAACGGCTATTCCCAGACTATCGGTTCACTCGCAGGTGGCGGCACAGTCATTAACGGTGATACAATCGATACGATCTTGACGACAGGCGATACTGCCTCGACCACATTTTTCGGGATTATCCAGGACGGTACTCACAAATTGGGATTCACCAAGGCTGGAACTGGGACACTTACTCTTACCGGCGCCAACGCCTACACCGGTACTACAACGATCAGCGCTGGTACGCTGCAAATAGGAAACGCCAGTGCTCTCGGTACAGGAGCCGTTACGAACAATGCTACGTTGGATGTCGGCACGACCAATCTTGCAGTTACCGGCGCCTATAAACAAAACGCAGGTTCAACTTTAAAACTTACCGCAAATTCTTCCTCCAGTTTTGGCAAGATCACGTCCGGCGTTGCTGCGACGGTAGATGCCGGAAGCACTCTTAACGTTACGGTCGGAGGCTTTATTCCGAATAACACAACTCTTACAATTATAGATACAGGAGGAAAGGGTATAGGGAGCGTCCCAACTACAATTATTTCAAGTAATTCTTTCATGACATTCTCCATCGAGAACTCCGGTAACAACCTTGTTCTTACCGTGAACCGTTCCGGAAGTAACAGCTTCAGCGGTGTCGCAGCCAATTCCAATGCGGCTACTGTCGGCGCCGCTCTCGATAATATCACCAGTCCGTCCGCAGACATGCAGAGCGTTCTTACGGCGCTCGGCAATTTATCGCCGAGCCAGGTCGCATCTTCTTTAAATAGCATGACTCCTACCGTTGACGGCGCGGTGACACAATCGGCTCTATCCATGCTTAGCCAGATAACGGGCTCGACCGTAACGCATCTTGAAAATGTAAGCACGGGAGGTGTAACCGGTATCTCAACAGGCGACGATTATTTACATGGTTTAGATATTTGGGCGCAGGGCTTAGGTGATTATGCTCATCAGGATCCCCGCGGGTTTAGTAACGGTTATAATGCGACGTCGTGGGGCGTTTCGGGCGGCGCGGATATCCCGCTTAATATAGGCGATGATTTGCTGCGTATGGGTATAGGTTCCGGTTATGGCCAGACCTTTGTCCGCTCAAAGGATAGTTCCGGAAGGAATGATATCGACAGCATTCCGGGAACATTATATTGTGCTTATGAAAATAATAAATATCCTCTTTATTTGGATATCACTTTCACTTTTATATATAATCTCTATCAAGCCTCTCGCGCAGTTACGGTCGGCACGTTAACCGAGCGTACCGCCAATGCCGATTATAACGGCCAGCAGTATTCGGGCTATTTTGAGGGCGGCTACAGCTTTTTCTATAAGAATCTCCGCATGACGCCTCTCGTTTCATTTCAATACATGCATCTGCATACAGGCAGTTACACCGAAACCGGCGCCGACGCGCTTAACTTAAGTGTCAATAGCCAGGATTATGACATGGCCATGACGGGTTTCGGCGCTAAAGCAGCGTATCCATTAGAGTTTAAATACGGGACCATCATGCCGGACCTGCATGCCAAGTGGCTCTATGATTGGGCCGGCGATAATCAGGCTGCAACTGCGTCTTTTGCCGGTGGCGGAACAGCATTCGGTACAAACGGTTTTAGGGCTGCGCGATCGGGATATGATATGGGCACAAAGATTAGCTTTAAGACAAAATACAATATTTCGCTCGATTTGGATTACGATTTTCTTCTCAAGGCTGATTATTATGAGCATTACGGAAGCGTGACTGTAAGATACGGCTTCTAA
- a CDS encoding omptin family outer membrane protease gives MQKTTWGDIFADVIGHYPLADSLTTDNTIKQKNKLNTPKNWEFGIEAKRYIASNTSYEFGDPGGAFTKPLSRLEFPINTWWLNFDLRRTCPRWSVGAKAGFSMNRNSNGWMEDSDWATSGSDNILTNYSRSYCDIRKAFLFRGDVDVNISDWLRLPSSLEIRPLFAFQFQRFNPVAHNGVQWNYDDGSAMSLDGNAISFRQDWYTYMIGMRGAYSLDLNKHIAIKLKTEADWGPALGHNEDHHILRGDRWTYENTSGNALYFLAGVDMTISKTITIGAGIDYLWIQTFGTHRWRDPSLPVDQSWSDGVKAWSDQLGLTMHASYAF, from the coding sequence ATGCAGAAGACAACCTGGGGAGATATTTTTGCAGATGTTATTGGTCATTACCCTTTAGCGGACAGCTTGACCACTGATAATACTATCAAGCAGAAAAATAAGTTAAACACACCAAAAAATTGGGAATTCGGCATAGAAGCAAAGCGTTATATCGCCAGTAATACCTCGTATGAATTTGGTGATCCGGGCGGGGCCTTTACAAAACCTCTCAGCCGGCTGGAATTTCCGATAAATACGTGGTGGTTAAATTTTGATCTTCGTCGGACCTGCCCGCGATGGTCGGTTGGGGCAAAGGCGGGTTTTAGCATGAACCGCAATTCAAACGGTTGGATGGAAGATTCGGACTGGGCTACATCCGGCAGCGATAATATTTTAACCAATTATTCAAGAAGCTATTGTGATATAAGAAAAGCTTTCCTCTTTCGCGGAGATGTAGATGTTAATATCTCGGATTGGCTGAGGCTGCCTTCATCATTAGAGATACGACCGTTATTCGCATTCCAATTTCAACGATTCAATCCCGTAGCGCATAACGGCGTGCAGTGGAATTATGATGATGGAAGCGCGATGTCCCTTGATGGTAACGCTATAAGCTTCAGACAGGACTGGTATACATATATGATCGGGATGAGAGGGGCATACAGTTTAGACCTGAATAAGCATATAGCGATTAAATTGAAGACAGAGGCCGACTGGGGACCAGCCCTCGGCCATAATGAAGACCATCACATACTGCGCGGGGATAGGTGGACATACGAAAACACATCAGGCAATGCCCTTTACTTTTTAGCCGGAGTTGATATGACCATTTCAAAAACTATAACGATAGGCGCCGGCATAGATTATCTGTGGATACAAACTTTCGGAACCCATCGATGGCGGGATCCTTCTCTTCCTGTCGATCAATCGTGGTCTGACGGCGTCAAGGCCTGGTCTGATCAATTGGGCTTAACAATGCATGCATCTTACGCATTTTAG
- a CDS encoding omptin family outer membrane protease — translation MTTWQDIFSDVAGHYPLNIGQANTYAEQKGKLNQPKNWAFDLGVQYFLMSHTSYQFANSGAVFQNPLSKLQFPLNTWWLETELRRTCPRWSAGIRAGLSVAKNVDGRFKDSDWLNPGNTSMLTTYSESAMRSENSYLFRADADVNISDWLGLPPSFEIRPLFAFEFQRLKLMAHDGVQWEVGSYDPDEGRSLDGYASAQALAGNSIHFRQDYYMYQIGLRGVYDGFKIGKYITIKAHGEADWGPVVGYNEDNHLLRDLFGYIRSSGNSLYFSTGLDMVFAKTITAGISMDYLCIRTTGMLHDRDLAHGGVEAWNDESVKVWSDQTSLIAHVSYAF, via the coding sequence ATGACAACATGGCAGGATATCTTTTCAGATGTAGCCGGACATTACCCGCTAAACATTGGCCAGGCTAATACCTATGCGGAACAGAAAGGTAAATTGAATCAGCCGAAGAATTGGGCATTCGATCTCGGCGTTCAGTATTTCCTTATGAGCCATACTTCATATCAATTCGCTAATTCAGGCGCGGTTTTTCAAAATCCACTTAGTAAACTGCAGTTTCCTTTAAATACATGGTGGCTGGAAACTGAACTGCGCCGCACTTGTCCGAGGTGGTCGGCCGGGATCCGCGCAGGCTTAAGCGTCGCCAAGAATGTAGACGGGCGGTTCAAGGATTCGGACTGGCTGAACCCGGGAAACACCAGCATGTTAACAACATATTCAGAGAGCGCAATGCGGTCGGAAAACAGTTACCTCTTTCGCGCAGACGCCGATGTGAATATCTCGGACTGGTTGGGGCTTCCGCCGTCATTCGAAATACGGCCTCTCTTCGCTTTCGAGTTTCAGCGATTAAAGCTCATGGCGCACGATGGTGTGCAATGGGAAGTCGGTTCATACGATCCTGATGAAGGGAGAAGCCTTGATGGATATGCGAGCGCCCAGGCGCTCGCCGGAAATTCAATACATTTTCGACAGGACTATTATATGTATCAGATCGGGCTAAGAGGCGTGTATGATGGTTTCAAGATCGGAAAGTACATAACTATTAAAGCGCATGGCGAAGCTGACTGGGGCCCTGTCGTAGGATACAACGAAGATAATCACCTCCTGCGTGATCTCTTCGGTTATATTAGGTCATCCGGTAATTCTTTATACTTTTCAACCGGCCTGGACATGGTCTTTGCGAAAACCATTACAGCCGGTATTTCAATGGATTACCTGTGTATAAGAACTACCGGCATGCTGCACGATCGAGATCTGGCGCATGGCGGCGTGGAGGCGTGGAATGATGAAAGTGTCAAAGTCTGGTCCGATCAGACGAGCTTAATAGCGCATGTGTCTTATGCATTTTAG
- a CDS encoding ABC transporter permease, protein MKTATEKTAAIEIKNIAHSYIMGEHELKVLKGVSLKIEEGEFVAIVGHSGSGKSTLMQIMGLLDRPTSGQYFLLGRDVSCLSDDEGAVLRSKTIGFVFQAFNLLARTSALDNVILPMVYSGQKHRGERGQELLREMGLEGRTQHKPNELSGGEQQRVAIARALVNKPRIILADEPTGNVDSRQADEILHRLVNLNKQGITVIIVTHETSIAAYTRRIIRLKDGVIIEDVPNIPIQVDRKEQIPVSVLAVPSTIAISPAVKLEHPELNMAELKEHIITSLRAMAANKVRSFLSMLGVLIGVAGVIAVMAVGAGAQKSIQARIASLGSNVIMLFPGAPNMRGVQGAVGDYSRLTLDDVKAVRNASLNIVDIYGEAEANVRVVYQDKNTIAELQGVPISYESIRSAKPENGRFFTEDEDVSRSRVVLLGQTVVNNLFGDENPVGKIVKINKENFNVVGILPVKGFSGGFSDQDNMVVVPLQTAMKRVLNTTYLHEMAIQCDSSESIQPVIDDIEAMLRKRHHLASGKENDFTLRNNAQMQATLSETTKTLSTLLGTVAIISLLVGGVSIMNIMLVSVNERTREIGLRKAVGAPRRAILIQFLMESSLLCVLGGMMGILLGILVSFTISQLAGWVTSVTIQSIVLAFAFSVGIGIVFGFWPAYTASLLSPIKALRYE, encoded by the coding sequence ATGAAAACAGCTACAGAAAAGACGGCCGCCATTGAGATAAAGAACATCGCGCACTCCTACATAATGGGAGAGCATGAGCTAAAGGTTCTCAAGGGGGTCTCGCTTAAAATTGAGGAAGGGGAGTTTGTCGCAATTGTGGGTCATTCCGGATCCGGGAAATCGACTTTGATGCAGATCATGGGGTTACTGGATAGGCCCACTTCAGGACAGTATTTCTTATTAGGCCGGGATGTGTCGTGTCTCTCGGATGATGAGGGAGCGGTTCTGCGCTCCAAAACAATCGGCTTTGTCTTTCAGGCGTTCAATTTACTGGCTAGAACGAGCGCATTAGATAATGTTATACTTCCAATGGTCTATTCCGGTCAAAAACATCGCGGGGAACGTGGACAAGAACTTTTACGCGAAATGGGGCTGGAAGGCCGCACGCAGCATAAACCCAACGAACTTTCCGGCGGCGAGCAGCAGCGGGTGGCTATCGCCAGGGCGCTTGTCAATAAACCCCGAATCATTCTAGCGGATGAGCCGACCGGAAATGTGGATTCCCGCCAGGCCGACGAAATCTTGCACCGCTTAGTTAATTTGAATAAACAGGGTATTACCGTCATCATCGTGACTCATGAAACTAGCATCGCCGCTTATACCAGACGAATTATACGGCTCAAAGATGGAGTGATTATTGAAGACGTACCTAATATTCCAATTCAGGTGGACCGAAAAGAGCAAATCCCTGTAAGCGTTCTGGCTGTGCCTTCCACGATAGCTATTTCGCCTGCAGTTAAATTAGAACATCCTGAGCTTAATATGGCCGAACTCAAAGAGCATATTATTACATCTCTTCGGGCTATGGCCGCCAATAAAGTTCGCAGCTTCCTTTCAATGTTAGGGGTTCTTATCGGAGTTGCCGGAGTCATCGCGGTGATGGCTGTTGGAGCAGGGGCCCAAAAATCCATTCAAGCCCGCATTGCAAGCCTGGGTTCAAATGTGATTATGCTGTTTCCCGGTGCACCGAATATGCGGGGTGTCCAGGGCGCTGTGGGTGATTACAGCCGTCTTACTTTGGACGACGTAAAGGCGGTGCGGAATGCCAGCCTTAACATTGTCGATATTTACGGAGAAGCCGAGGCAAATGTTCGAGTTGTGTATCAGGATAAAAATACCATAGCGGAATTACAGGGAGTTCCTATTAGCTACGAATCGATCCGTAGCGCCAAGCCTGAGAACGGTAGATTTTTTACTGAAGATGAGGATGTGAGCAGGTCCAGGGTGGTCCTGTTAGGGCAGACCGTTGTTAATAATCTCTTTGGTGATGAGAACCCGGTAGGAAAGATTGTTAAAATTAACAAAGAAAATTTCAATGTTGTCGGCATCCTTCCGGTCAAAGGGTTTTCGGGAGGTTTCAGTGATCAGGATAATATGGTCGTCGTACCATTGCAGACAGCCATGAAGCGGGTGCTTAATACAACGTATTTACATGAAATGGCTATCCAATGCGATTCGTCCGAGTCTATACAGCCCGTTATAGATGATATTGAAGCTATGTTGCGTAAGAGGCATCACTTGGCTAGCGGTAAAGAGAACGATTTTACCTTGAGAAACAATGCTCAAATGCAGGCCACGCTATCTGAGACGACCAAAACCTTATCCACCCTTCTGGGAACCGTGGCGATAATTTCACTTTTGGTCGGAGGGGTCAGCATTATGAACATAATGCTCGTCTCTGTCAATGAACGAACCAGAGAGATCGGATTACGTAAAGCTGTGGGCGCGCCTCGTCGCGCGATCTTAATTCAATTTCTGATGGAATCATCGCTACTTTGCGTTTTGGGCGGGATGATGGGTATTTTATTAGGAATTTTAGTTTCTTTTACTATTTCTCAGCTGGCAGGATGGGTAACTTCTGTTACTATACAATCTATTGTTTTGGCGTTCGCGTTCTCAGTTGGTATAGGCATAGTCTTTGGTTTCTGGCCTGCTTATACGGCATCCCTTCTATCACCGATCAAAGCTCTGCGTTATGAATAA
- a CDS encoding tetratricopeptide repeat protein yields the protein MLRRAGTAISRVLIIVMLSLVVCNSYAQTAEEEALKKGVDLIRHDKFDEAIAEFNNVITVNPKSTSAHYNLGFAYDKKGDLDKAILSFSKAVEIDPTLADAYYNRGFAYYKKGAFDNAITDYNKVIEISPSSADAYYGLGLVYSHKGDLNKAIVNYTKAIEIRPNFALAYDARAVAYVTKNNYIGAMADVNKAQSLGFRSRPLKRAPADLTNTEKSPANLPASEPKQGGQMQALALKTTGFIFLLVSFLHLLRLIFKIKVMVGKFTVPVWFSAAGFIIPLLLSFWIFKSLNLTAR from the coding sequence ATGCTTAGGCGAGCAGGCACAGCAATAAGCAGGGTATTAATCATAGTAATGCTGTCTTTAGTTGTTTGCAATAGTTACGCCCAAACTGCTGAAGAAGAGGCCCTGAAAAAAGGTGTAGACCTTATCCGTCACGACAAATTTGATGAGGCGATAGCAGAATTTAATAATGTCATAACGGTTAATCCTAAATCCACCAGTGCGCATTACAACTTGGGATTTGCCTATGACAAAAAAGGCGATCTGGACAAGGCCATTCTCAGTTTCAGTAAAGCGGTAGAGATAGACCCCACCCTTGCGGATGCTTACTATAACCGCGGTTTCGCCTACTATAAAAAAGGCGCTTTTGACAATGCAATTACCGACTATAATAAAGTCATTGAAATCAGCCCTTCTTCCGCTGATGCTTATTATGGCCTAGGGCTAGTCTATTCCCACAAAGGCGATCTGAATAAAGCTATCGTCAATTATACCAAAGCGATAGAGATAAGGCCTAATTTTGCGCTGGCGTATGATGCGCGAGCAGTCGCATATGTTACGAAAAATAACTATATCGGTGCCATGGCGGATGTGAATAAAGCGCAGTCATTAGGATTCAGGTCGCGTCCCCTCAAGAGGGCGCCGGCCGATTTGACCAATACCGAGAAAAGCCCTGCAAATCTGCCTGCTAGCGAACCAAAGCAGGGAGGACAGATGCAGGCACTGGCGCTAAAGACGACAGGATTTATTTTTCTATTGGTTTCCTTTTTGCACTTATTGAGGCTTATCTTTAAGATAAAGGTGATGGTAGGAAAATTTACAGTTCCGGTATGGTTTAGCGCAGCAGGGTTTATAATTCCGCTGCTTCTGTCATTCTGGATATTCAAATCGTTGAATTTGACTGCCCGATAA
- a CDS encoding PspC domain-containing protein, whose amino-acid sequence MKDSTLFRILFVFTTLFLGGGILLYLIMWLVVPRKPNELKEGE is encoded by the coding sequence ATTAAAGACTCGACATTATTCCGGATCCTGTTTGTATTTACCACACTATTTTTAGGGGGCGGAATTCTTTTATACCTGATAATGTGGCTGGTCGTCCCCAGGAAGCCGAATGAGCTTAAAGAGGGAGAGTGA